The Sander lucioperca isolate FBNREF2018 chromosome 4, SLUC_FBN_1.2, whole genome shotgun sequence DNA segment ttcactatacattaaaaaggtacacataatggtgacatatacattgacaaaacaaacaaaaatacatgatgacaaagacattattcattactcctcttctctcctgctcctcctctctcctgctgctcctcctcctcttctcttctgctcctcctctctcctgctgctcctcctcctcttctctcctgctcctcctctctcctgctcctcctcctcctcctctctcctgctcctcctgctcctcctcttatctcctgctgctcctcctcctcttctcttctgctcctcctctctcctcctcctcctcctcctcctcttctctcctgctcctcctctctcctgctcctcctctctcctcctcctcctcctcctcctcttctctcctgctcctcctctctcctgctcctcctcctcctctctcctcctcctcctcctcttctctcctgctcctcctctctcctgctgctcctcctcctcttctcttctgctcctcctctctcctgctcctcctgctcctcctcttatctcctgctgctcctcctcctcttctctcctgctcctcctctctcctcctcctcctcctcctcctcttctctcctgctcctcctctctcctgctcctcctccttctctctcctcctgctcctcctcttctctcctgctcctcctctctcctgctgctcctcctcctcttctcttctgctcctcctctctcctgctcctcctcctcctcctctctcctgctcctcctcttatCTCCTGctgcttctcctcctcttctcttctactgttcctcctcttctctcctgctcctcctcctctcttctactgctcctcctcttttctcctgctcctcctcctcttctcttctgctcctcctctctcctgctcctcctctctcctgctgctcctcctcctcttctctcctgctGCTACAGACTGTAACGTTACCTCCTGCCACAGCACCCTTTTCACGGAAAAGGTCTGTTAATTTGGCGCATTTAGCTGCCTCTTgtgccatttttttctttttcattcttattttttcGGCCCCAcccatttctttctcttctttctcttcttttcacCATTTTTTAACGTCCGTCTCTGTTGCATTCATACTCAAGATTGAAAGTATTGGTTTGGCCcggtctgaaacacacacagacacagcgctCCGCTGCAGCTGAACGGCCGGCCAGGCCGGTCAcgtatgaaagaaaaaaaataaaaaaataaatagaaaattaTTGACCACCGGCCGGTTCGGCCTGAAATGGACCGGCCGTTCGGGATTGTTCCCGATATTCCcgatggccaatccgcccctgtTCTAAAGCATCAGGAAAAGTATTCTTAAACTcatacaaaatgaaatagctATCTGacaaaaaatagtaaaatatgCCCCAAACAATTTAAATATCTGAAAATTCCTTATAAAATATATTGGAAGAATATTAGTAAattatccacacacacaaaaaaaagagagtCAAATCTCTGAAAGAAATATCAGTTATATTCAAAAGATTTCTTAAAATTATTATACTTATATCTGAAGAAAAATAATTGcagataaaatatttaaaaaaataaataaataatgtaaatatccgagaattattaataaaatattcgaaaaatatttgaatatttgaaaaagaaaaatttaaaaaattgtaAATTATGTAGCTACATGAATTGTCTTGGTTTTCCTAtgattttacatttgcaaactgatataatcaaaataatcaataattattattattatatataagttTCTTTGTCAAATTGTTGACATTTTATTCCTCCTTACAAATTGAAGACATGACTGTTGGGCTCTGAGATACAAAAAAGATGACATTTAACTGTGATAATTATAAATATAGTACATTATAAACCCCCTGTTGACGATCCCTGCTATAAATACTTTATCGGACCCTTTTTGAATGATTTGACATGTTCTCACCCAGAGGGAAATACAGTCattgatcattttattttgaaaaccttcacacaaaatattcaaataagAAATGACAGTATAGTTTTCATTGGATGTTAAAAGGTACACAATGaatacaaacagaaatcacTTAATTTAAACATAATCATGTATTTCTCAGACAGATATTCAAGTGCgtatacaaagacacacacacacacacacacacacacacacaaagacacacacacacacacacacacacacacacacacaaacacacacacacacacacacacacacacacacacacacacacacacacacacacaaagacacacacacacacacacacacacacacacacacattcacatacacacacacacaaagaaacacacacacacacacacacacacacacacattcacatacacacacacacacattcacacaaagaaacacacacacacacacatacacacacacaaagacacacacacacacacacacacaaagacacacacacattcacatacacacacacacacacacacacacacacacacacacaaagacacacacacacacacacacacattcacatacacacacaaagacacacacacacacacacacaaagacacacacacaaagacacacacacacattcacatacacacacacacacacacacacattcacatacacacacacacacacacacacacacacacaaagacacacacacacattcacacaaagaaacacacacacacacacacacacacacacacacacattcacatacacacacaaagacacacacacacacacacacacacacacacaaagacacacacacaaagacacacacacacattcacatacacacacacacacacacacacacattcacatacacacacacacacacacacacacacacacacaaagacacacacacacattcacacaaagaaacacacacacacacacacacacacacattcacacaaagaaacacacacacacacacacacacacacacacacacacacacattcacacaaagaaacacacacacacacacacacacacacacacacacacaaagacacacacacacacacacacacacattcacacaaagaaacacacacacacacacacacacacacacacacacaaagacacacacacacacacacacacattcacacaaagaaacacacacacacacacacacacacacaaagacaaagacacacacacattcacatacacacaaagaaacacacacacacacattcattcactcacacacacacacacacacacacacacacacacacacacacacacacacacacacacacacacacacaaagaaacacacacacgcgcacacacacaatgatcaCTTAATTTAAACATAATCATGTATTTCTCAGACAGATATTCCAGTGCGTATACTTGTGATATGTGTTGCAGGAGGACATCACGCTATGAGGTAGTCGCTTCGGGAAACAGCAACAAACTtggagctacacgctgaaaatgtcaagtttagaAGAATATTTAGATGGTGCAACAAAGCAGGTCTgctcggttctttcagggaatgattgtcaAGATTTACCAAGAATATATTTAGGTCAtgtcctctctaactgggatgttttgggaccgattggtggagattgctgtggacgaagtacacacggagatacactggtaagagccaatgaggtgtaaccatgtatcagctaatttaaatatctcacggtactgtattgtgtcaacagttaacttcatttaatattgtatttggcgttttcttttgcagggtgtaaatgttccaccagaacaagttccttcctgagactatttagcagagccaccgtcgctgcgtccagagcttagctccgcccaagaccgttgtgattggatgatggtttaaagaaattcaaaCAATCCAGGGCAGGTTTTTTtgctcctatcccagaatgcatctgtggtgtagcctgaactaaacacacaaagacacacacacacacacacacacacacatacacacacacacacaaagacacacacacacacacacacacacacacacacacacacacacacacacacacagacacacacacacacagacacacacacaaagacacacacacacacacacacacacagacacagacacacacacacacacacacacacacacacacacacacaaatacacacacacacacagacacacacacacaaagacacacacacagacacagacacacacacacacaaacagacacacaaagacacacacaaatacacacacacacacacacacacacaaagatacacacacacagacacactcacagacacacacacacacacacacacacacacacacacagacacacgcacacacaaagacacacacacagacacacacacacacacacacacacacacgcacaaagacacacacacacacacacacacacacacaaagacacacacaaagacacacacacacacacaaatacacacacagagacacacacaaagacacacacacacacacacacacacacacacacacacacaaagacacacacacagacacagacacacacacacacacacacacacacacaaatacacacacacacacacacacacacacacacacacacaaagcttgCTGCacacgtaacgttagcttagtgtcaggatcccacagtcTTCCTGCTGATTCCACACGTCATGTTGTACATCTGGCACCAAATAAATCCAGAGCGAATACAGAGCGTGTTCGGACACGGTGAGTCCTGGAGGTCTTCAGgctagtttggtgatggtgagtCCTGGAGGTCTTCAGgctagtttggtgatggtgagtCCTGGAGGTTTTCAGgctagtttggtgatggtgaggCCTGGAGGTCTTCAGgctagtttggtgatggtgaggCTCCCTTTGATCCATAACGTGTCGATGTCGCCGAGGGACAGCAACCTGTGGTGGAAGTCAAACAGCTTCTGTCCGTCCACAAACACACGAAACCCACTTTGTTCACAGTGGATCTCCATCTGGGAGGAGAGACGAGACACAAGTGGGtgttaaagacagacagacagacagacagacagacagatagatagatagatagatagatagatagatagatagatagatagatactttattgatccctgaggggaaattcaaggtcccagtatcttaaagacatcacacacaacatacacatgcatcataaacaggatgaaaaaatgacaaatccacatgaataatatggacaataaaagatactaaataacaAATCAAAATATCCACAGTAATGTACtataagggatgtataagcatgagcggcttgcagtgacaggacaGGGACTGACCTGTGGTTCAgtctgcatggtaaggtgctctatgagagtgggTGTCATGGTGGTATAGTGCAAAtgagtccaatagtgcaaggataaagtctagagaccagcattaaatatgaacaatataagagaataatgtagacatagtaatataaaaactatatagcagtgcaaggataacgttaaaaaaaagacagcattaaatatggccATTATaagccagtccctccagaaaaacgtgattatgcgatcgcataattcaacgcataatcagccaaagtcctcatatttatgcgggggggggggcgcattttttcaaatacgccgcactttcgctgcataaattgcagatttccgtgcAAGATATgtagggcttgcatgatttcataatccccgcatttttgttgcaaaaaagtcacacatatatcttagcagaaagttgaaaaatgttgcgtttacttcacacaagagcagccgttttcccctgttgccatgggaacgttacgaagtgacataattacgtgacgtgaacatcatcgaaaagctgcaaaccccgcgatgaagccacgatggaaccgcagtttttgcaagttcccgcaatttttgcaagttcccacaatttcatcacataataTTGCATatatatcccgcatattccatcgcattttttaagaaaatgtaccgcataatcaaggattttttgcccgcaacaatcacaaaaaaactgcatttttctggaaggactggtaagggaataaagtagacagtaggatagacacaaatcaaccgtcaatattagaggtttgaagtaataTGAGTTActattatggcgtttttccattacacggtacctgctcgactcgcctcgactctactcgcctcgctgtgcgtccgttttccacagctggctaaactagttaaaaatggcaggtttgttcaggtctaggcctgcacgattcgggggaaaatatgaatcacgattttttttagcttagaattgatatcacaattctctgccacgatttttttctcacaaagtgtaatgtttactgcacacatgaaccgtgacaaaactaaactaattggcggtaccaaacatagattattTTTGGCACCTAGAGCTCATTGATCATCCCCacgagcctgtaaacacagaggcttcaatgcatgggcgtcagtttggtttgaaatgtgctggggacagagacgcattcagaagtacatttccagaagcggtgggtacaatgacgcattcatttttttttctctttcgcgcAGGTCATGTtctgaaagacgctgtcctgtagcttactaattcataaaaacgtggtttaatgtacgtaaacaatgatcaatgattaccaaatttctctctcatattgctcctcataaccactgaaaactgtcaaaaaatcgaacccaaagtccaattattatggccgttatctgacattaagcgttcacattttcagcagggcagcggagcggctgtgggttgactccccacggttctcatgggctttataagtcaTAACGTGAAAaggcttaacgtggtttaatgtacctaaacaacgatcaatcatcaccacatttctggttcgattttttgacagttttcagtggttatgagaagcagtatgagagagaaatttggtaatcattgatcattgtttaggcaagctttttcctcgccataggcgccaatgaagaagacaacGCTAATGTGAGATTAAacttaataattattattaaacttatataatcgttggatttagttcttttgacaggcgtaagtgttcattacaagatatggccatgaggaatttggtgatcattgatcgttgtttatgtacattaaaccacgttaagctttttcacgttaagcagaatgtcctgacagacagacagcgcagcagcagagcggctgtgtgtgtgtgtctgtgtgtgtgtgtgtgtgtgtgtctgtgtgtgtgtgtgtgtgtctgtgtctgtgtgtgtgtctgtgtgtgtgtgtgtgtgtgtgtgtgtgtgtgtctgtgtctgtgtctgtgtgtgtgtgtgtgtgtctgtgtgtgtgtgtgtgtgtgtgtgtgtgtctgtctgtgtgtgtgtgtgtgtgtgtctgtctgtctgtgtgtgtgtgtgtgtctgtgtgtgtgtgtgtgtatctgtgtgtgtgtgtgtgtgtctgtctgtgtgtgagtgtgtgtgtgtgtgtgtgtgtgtgtgtgtgtatctgtgtgtgtgtgtgtgtgtgtgtgtgtgtgtgtgtctgtgtgtgtgtgtgtgtgtgtctgtgtgtgtgtgtgtgtgtgtgtgtgtgtgtgtgtgtgtgtgcgtgtgtgtgtgtgtctgtgtctgtgtgtatctgtgtgtgtgtgtgtgtgtgtgtgtgtgtgtctgtctgtgtgtgtgtgtgtgtctgtgtgtgtgtgtgtgtatctgtgtgtgtgtctgtctgtgtgtgagtgtgtgtgtgtgtgtgtgtgtgtgtgtgtgtgtgtgtgtgtgtgtgtatctgtgtgtgtgtgtgtgtgtgtgtctgtctgtctgtgtgtgtgtgtgtctgtgtgtgtgtgtgtgtatctgtgtgtgtgtgtgtctgtgtgtgtgtgtgtgtatctgtgtgtgtgtgtgtgtgtctgtctgtgtgtgtgtgtgtgtctgtgtgtgtgtgtatctgtgtgtgtgtgtgtgtgtgtgtgtgtgcgtgtgtgtgtgcgtgtgtgtgtgtgtctgtgtctgtgtgtatctgtgtgtgtgtgtgtgtctgtgtgtgtgtgtgtgtgtgtgtgtgtgtgtgtgtgcgtgtgtgtgtgcgtgtgtgtgtctgtgtctgtgtgtatctgtgtgtgtctgtgtgtgtctgtgtgtgtgtgtgtgtgtgtgtgtgtgtgtgtgtgtgtgtctttctgtctgtgtgtgtgtgtgtgtgtgtgtgtgtgtgtgtgtgtgtctgtgtgtatctgtgtgtgtgtgtgtgtgtgtgtgtgtgtgtctctgtgtctgtgtgtatctgtgtgtgtgtgtgtgtgtgtctgtgtgtatctgtgtgtatctgtgtgtgtgtgtgtgtgtgtgtgtgtgtgtctgtgtgtatctgtgtgtgtgtgtgtgtgtgtgtgtgtgtgtgtgtgtgtgtctgtgtctgtgtgtatctgtgtgtatctgtgtgtgtgtgtgtgtgtgtgtgtgtgtgtgtgtgtgtctgtcctgtggggatagagattgttgtggattttttggcatctgtcgctcaagaattaaATGTGTTATGGAgctcgaggttttcaaaaaagtggtgggtacaaaatgactcatgacgaaatctggtaggtacgcgtccccaccgtccccaacATCCTCACCGtacccaccgtcctcaccgtacCCActgtccccaccgtccccaccatCCCCACCATCCCCACCGTCCCCAACGTCCTCACCgtacccaccgtccccaccgtcctcaccgtacCCACCgtacccaccgtccccaccgtacccaccgtccccaccgtccccaccgtccccactgtccccaccgtccccaccgtccccaccatCCCCACCATCCCCACTGTCcccaccgaaatcgacgcctatgcTTCAGTGAAGATAAGGGAGAGCATTGCAGCGCTTGGGAGCactttaaaacctattttatacagtctatgtttaaaactcacgGAAGAAAGTACTAGTgtttgtgatgcagtcggctcgtaAAATTTAAATGAGAAtcgaagtcataaaaaaaaattagttatttaaaaattaaatcgtgaacagggtgaatcgagatcgcgattttataatgattaatcgtgcaggcctacccccgtctgtcgctttcacgtcaccttttggtatcagctcagctcgctgggaacttcgactgaggtggtactaaaaaaagtacctgttagcaggtaccagggactttttatcataatggaaaaccaaaaaaggcgagtagagtcgaggggAGTCCAGCAGGTACCGTGTAGTGGAAAAAACACCATTAGATATTATATGTCGTatagtttggaggacttgttgaaaGATTCAGGGCTTTTAGGAAAACATACTCCATactagagccctgcgcgggactgttttcttcatcccgctcccggcgaatttctgaccattaccgcccgcacccgcaacgtgtgtgttacactcccgcccgctcccgcaatgtgtacgtccactcccgcacgcacccgcaaaactctgagaatttacgcccgcacaataatagagatgcattgatgttatgtcttctcccgtcccgcatgagaaaacacgtcattttataggttaatagggagaagatgaaggcaaagaaggcaggtgcttgctgctgttagacggggaggaaggagcagaaggagagggagagagggggaggaaggagccgcggatgagggagagaggagagggagagagggggaggaaggagccgaggatgagggagagaggagagggagagagggggaggaaggagccgaggatgagggagagaggagagagagagagggggaggaaggagccgaggatgagggtggacggagccttggctcggagctcccccgtcctgggaggctcagacacgctggtgtctgctcatagatggcctatacagtatatactcagtcagtatatatgtatatatactcagtcagtatatatgtatatctatggtttctgctggcgtgggggggttccaggctacatcccgcagtgttttttttagccgcccgctcccgcccgcagcaaagttaaaaccgcccgctcccgtgagatttgcgttgggtcccacgggacccggcgggacccaatcccaatgcagccctctaccaggtactttttatcataatggaaaaccaaaaaaggcgagtagagtcgaggggAGTCCAGCAGGTACCGTGTAGTGGAAAAAACGCCATTACTCAATAGTCTTGCATCGTATCGCGTGTCGTatagtttggaggacttgttgaaaGATTCAAGGCTTTTAGGAAAACATACTCCATACTCTGCTCAGATTGAGGGTTAGCTGGTGCTGGTACCTTGAACGGCTGGCCTCTGATGAAGGGGAAGAAAGGCACGGCTCTGTCGGTGTCTCCCCAGGATCCAGACACGCAGGCTCTGCGGAGGACTTGTCTGTCCCCGAAACGAACACAGAGCTCCAGAGCCACGTCCGGCGGCGGCTCCCTGGATGTCCCACGGCCGCGCGTCAGGGCGAGGTAGAACCTAACGGAGAGAGAGCGGTACCAGCCGTAAagctgcagcgctgtggaggaaggcctGGCAATGCGTGCCTTTTTCCAAAGACTTGAGGGCCTGAAATTAACACCCAACCACGAGCCAAATGcgggtgaattttgcaattggcgggtaaaactgtcaatctacctgccaccttggcagccaatgagaattgagtgattcagagttggtgttttttgccattgttgttctttcacatTTCAACCAAGTCCGCCATTTGCTTGGATTTAAGCTAAAAATGTCTCTGACAAGGGAAATCAAGAAGTCATTAATTATATTGATTTCATTAATAACTTGACAGCACTTAAATGTGTATTCTTAACAAGTTCAAGAACGATGCCTGTGGATTTCCTGTAtttcacctttatgaggcaAAAAAATTGGCTGGTAAcaagccacagtggctggtggccaAAAAAATTAACTTCAGTCCCTGGGTGGTAGTACACAGGCCTCTGTAAAAGGGGACTGTGTGTGATACCATTTAGACGCACCACTTCTGGACAAAACATATGGTCAGTAATAGGAGGTAAACTCTGGAATAGCTCGCCCCTCCCAATAAGAGTGTGTCCTACATTCAACACCTTTAAAActcacttaaaggtcccatgacatgctgctctttggatgcttttatatagaccttagtggtcctctaatactgtatctgaagtctctttatatagaccttagtggtcccctaatactgtatctgaagtctcttttatatagaccttagtggtcccctaatactgtatctgaagtctcttttatataggccttagtggtcccctaatactgtatctgaagtctctttatatagaccttagtggtcccctaatactgtatctgaagtctcttttatatagaccttagtggtcccctaatactgtatctgaagtctctttatataggccttagtggtcccctaatactgtatctgaagtctctttatatagaccttagtggtcccctaatactgtatctgaagtctctttatatagaccttagtggtcccctaatactgtatctgaagtctctttatatagaccttagtggtcctctaatactgtatctgaagtctctttatatagaccttaggaggagagagggggggggggcaaggtggagggggatggggggggggggggggtcttgaccaactgccactttgctcgtttgaaagccatgatgtctctctctctctct contains these protein-coding regions:
- the LOC116052170 gene encoding galectin-related protein-like, with protein sequence MAETHTRVTAQGRKKWVVPQRGATDENKPSVRPPDKDADRNLAVPFRGHITDGMRLGKKVVLVGVVDSRPDRFYLALTRGRGTSREPPPDVALELCVRFGDRQVLRRACVSGSWGDTDRAVPFFPFIRGQPFKMEIHCEQSGFRVFVDGQKLFDFHHRLLSLGDIDTLWIKGSLTITKLA